One genomic region from Streptomyces sp. NBC_00582 encodes:
- a CDS encoding MFS transporter: MTSTLQPATTTEAVKRPDRWLALSVLVLAVLLVAVDATVLGLATPYISEDLHPTGTQLLWIGDVYSFVIAGLLVSMGSLGDRVGRKRILLGGATAFGLISVLNAYATSPEMMIAARALLGVAGATLMPATLALIRNLFHDPRERSLAVGVWGATASAGTAVGPIVGGFLLEHFWWGSVFLINLPVMVVLVLVGLKTLPESRNPDPGPWDLMSVALSLIGMIAVVYAVKEAASHGPTRESLTAAVLGVAALYGFVRRQLTLPRPLLDMRLFRRRGFSGAVLADMLTVLGMSGLVFFLSQYLQLVQGRRPLEAALAELPAAVGAVAAGLVAGRAARRFSVRAVVTGGLAAIGLALGALTLIDAGTGYPVLGAALLVVGVGAGFSFTVTADVILSSVPREQAGAASAVSETAYELGAALGIAVLGSIVTGVYRGFPSPPGTPEGAHESLGGAVEAASRMPAADAQTMLTSAREAFVNGLSVASGVGAAILLATAAAAWYLLRGQRL, encoded by the coding sequence ATGACCAGCACCCTGCAGCCGGCGACGACGACCGAGGCGGTGAAGCGCCCGGACCGCTGGCTCGCGCTCTCCGTCCTCGTGCTCGCCGTGCTGCTGGTGGCCGTCGACGCGACCGTCCTCGGCCTCGCGACCCCGTACATCAGCGAGGATCTCCACCCCACCGGCACCCAGCTGCTGTGGATCGGCGACGTCTACTCCTTCGTCATCGCCGGTCTGCTGGTCTCCATGGGCAGCCTCGGCGACCGCGTCGGCCGCAAGCGGATCCTGCTCGGCGGCGCCACGGCCTTCGGCCTGATCTCCGTGCTGAACGCCTACGCGACGAGCCCGGAGATGATGATCGCGGCCCGCGCCCTGCTCGGTGTGGCCGGCGCGACCCTGATGCCCGCCACCCTCGCCCTGATCCGCAACCTCTTCCACGACCCCCGCGAACGCAGCCTCGCCGTCGGTGTCTGGGGCGCGACGGCCTCGGCGGGCACCGCCGTCGGCCCGATCGTGGGCGGCTTCCTCCTCGAACACTTCTGGTGGGGCTCGGTCTTCCTGATCAACCTGCCCGTGATGGTGGTCCTGGTCCTGGTCGGCCTCAAGACGCTCCCCGAGTCCAGGAACCCCGACCCCGGCCCGTGGGACCTGATGAGCGTGGCCCTGTCCCTGATCGGCATGATCGCCGTCGTGTACGCGGTGAAGGAGGCCGCGAGCCACGGCCCGACCCGCGAATCCCTCACGGCGGCCGTCCTCGGCGTCGCCGCGCTGTACGGCTTCGTACGCCGTCAGCTCACGCTGCCCCGGCCGCTGCTGGACATGCGGCTGTTCCGCAGGCGGGGCTTCAGCGGCGCGGTCCTGGCCGACATGCTGACCGTGCTCGGCATGTCCGGGCTGGTCTTCTTCCTCTCCCAGTACCTGCAGTTGGTGCAGGGCCGGCGCCCTCTCGAGGCGGCCCTCGCCGAACTCCCCGCCGCCGTGGGCGCGGTGGCGGCCGGTCTGGTCGCCGGCCGCGCGGCCCGCCGCTTCTCGGTGCGGGCGGTGGTCACCGGGGGCCTGGCCGCGATCGGCCTCGCGCTCGGCGCGCTGACCCTGATCGACGCGGGGACCGGCTACCCGGTCCTCGGCGCGGCCCTCCTCGTGGTGGGCGTCGGCGCCGGCTTCTCCTTCACGGTCACCGCCGACGTCATCCTCTCCTCGGTCCCCAGGGAACAGGCGGGAGCGGCCTCCGCGGTCTCCGAAACGGCGTACGAACTCGGCGCGGCCCTCGGCATCGCCGTACTCGGCTCGATCGTGACGGGTGTGTACCGGGGCTTCCCGTCTCCGCCGGGCACCCCGGAGGGAGCCCACGAGAGCCTGGGCGGCGCGGTCGAGGCGGCGTCGAGGATGCCCGCGGCCGACGCGCAGACCATGCTCACCTCGGCCCGAGAGGCCTTCGTCAACGGCCTGAGCGTGGCCTCGGGAGTGGGCGCGGCGATCCTGCTCGCGACAGCGGCGGCAGCCTGGTACCTACTGCGCGGGCAGCGTCTTTAG
- a CDS encoding peroxidase family protein has translation MFRPAREPQSKRHVRSSYYVVGEGVLADSRGERPAEPLTASTVEALRRFRFSRLGPQAKPERQLDRAARTELAQAMTDSTRTQPDSANPRVPAGFTYLGQFVDHDLTLDATAAQLEDDITVRQLLQGRSPALDLDSLYGLGPDHRFDGRFYDTDGIRLRTGTTQGIPGATDITGQPLAGFDLPRVGVGSLKSERRRPLIPDPRNDENLAVAQIHCAFIRFHNRLATELADKGVSSAVLFESAREAVVKHYQWMLRTDFLPRIVDETIVKEVFTKGRKVVDPSPGEHDLPTMPIEFSVAAYRLGHSMVRGAYNWNRVFDNGRGTLALLFQFTGTSGILSPPPDSPDDPEAGAFERLPSNWIADLRRLFDFREAGRGDLGVTDAQANIAKRVDTLLVNPLAELPLGSFGGRGTTPDDIERNLAFRNLTRSTMLRLASGQQMAKHLMAQGVGVKPLSASDFENRDGAQLSEALRKRLVADCPLWFYVLREAEVNGGGRLTGVGGRIVAETFHRAMEGSRYSIVRDPFWRPFLSPVDARRDAGVFQMTDLLLYAFEGKAELLNPLG, from the coding sequence ATGTTCCGACCCGCACGCGAACCACAGAGCAAACGTCACGTCAGGTCCTCGTACTACGTCGTCGGCGAGGGCGTCCTCGCCGACTCCCGCGGTGAGCGGCCCGCCGAGCCGCTCACCGCCTCCACCGTCGAGGCCCTCCGCAGGTTCCGGTTCTCCCGGCTGGGCCCCCAGGCCAAGCCGGAACGGCAGCTCGACCGGGCCGCCCGCACGGAACTCGCCCAGGCGATGACCGACAGCACGCGGACCCAGCCCGACTCGGCCAACCCCAGGGTGCCCGCCGGCTTCACCTACCTGGGCCAGTTCGTGGACCACGACCTCACCCTGGACGCCACGGCGGCCCAGCTCGAGGACGACATCACCGTCCGCCAACTCCTCCAGGGCCGCTCGCCCGCGCTCGACCTCGACTCGCTGTACGGCCTCGGTCCGGACCACCGTTTCGACGGCCGCTTCTACGACACCGACGGCATCCGTCTCAGGACGGGCACCACCCAGGGCATCCCCGGCGCCACCGACATCACCGGGCAGCCGCTCGCCGGCTTCGACCTGCCCCGGGTGGGCGTCGGCTCGCTGAAGTCCGAGCGCCGGCGGCCGCTCATCCCCGACCCGCGCAACGACGAGAACCTCGCGGTCGCCCAGATCCACTGCGCCTTCATCCGGTTCCACAACCGGCTGGCCACCGAGCTCGCCGACAAGGGCGTCTCCAGCGCGGTCCTGTTCGAGTCGGCCCGCGAGGCCGTCGTCAAGCACTACCAGTGGATGCTGCGCACCGACTTCCTGCCCAGGATCGTCGACGAGACGATCGTCAAGGAGGTCTTCACCAAGGGCCGCAAGGTGGTCGACCCCTCGCCGGGCGAACACGACCTCCCGACCATGCCGATCGAGTTCTCGGTGGCCGCGTACCGGCTCGGCCACAGCATGGTGCGCGGCGCCTACAACTGGAACCGCGTCTTCGACAACGGCCGGGGCACCCTGGCGCTGCTCTTCCAGTTCACCGGCACCAGCGGCATCCTCTCGCCGCCGCCGGACAGCCCGGACGACCCGGAGGCCGGCGCCTTCGAGCGGCTGCCCAGCAACTGGATCGCCGATCTGCGCAGGCTGTTCGACTTCCGGGAGGCCGGGCGCGGCGATCTCGGGGTGACCGACGCGCAGGCCAACATCGCCAAGCGCGTCGACACGCTCCTGGTCAATCCCCTGGCCGAGCTGCCGCTCGGCTCCTTCGGCGGACGCGGGACCACTCCCGACGACATCGAGCGCAACCTCGCCTTCCGCAACCTCACCCGGAGCACCATGCTGCGGCTCGCCTCGGGGCAGCAGATGGCCAAGCACCTCATGGCCCAAGGCGTGGGGGTCAAGCCGCTGAGCGCGTCCGACTTCGAGAACCGGGACGGGGCGCAGCTGAGTGAGGCGCTGCGCAAGCGGCTGGTCGCCGACTGCCCGCTGTGGTTCTACGTCCTGCGGGAGGCCGAGGTGAACGGGGGTGGACGGCTGACCGGGGTCGGAGGGCGGATCGTGGCCGAGACGTTCCATCGGGCGATGGAGGGGAGCCGGTACTCGATCGTGCGGGATCCGTTCTGGCGGCCGTTCCTGAGTCCGGTGGACGCGCGGCGCGACGCGGGTGTTTTCCAGATGACGGACCTGTTGTTGTACGCGTTCGAGGGGAAGGCGGAGTTGCTCAATCCGCTGGGTTGA
- a CDS encoding TetR/AcrR family transcriptional regulator — protein sequence MAVDRDHVLRSAAALLTRKSTATMDEVAKAAGISRATLHRHFAGRDALVRALEALGIEECETALDAARLDEGPASDAVERLVREIEPAAGLLAFLYTENQLFEGEEQNQGWTRIDDRISALFRRGQLAGEFRIDLTPAWLTEALYGLLASGAWLVQSGKGAPRDFRPMVVGLLLGGALRHPAHPREES from the coding sequence ATGGCCGTCGATCGTGACCACGTACTGCGCAGCGCCGCCGCCCTGCTGACCCGTAAATCCACCGCGACCATGGACGAGGTCGCCAAGGCCGCCGGGATCAGCCGCGCCACCCTGCACCGGCACTTCGCCGGCCGTGACGCGCTCGTCCGCGCCCTGGAGGCGCTCGGCATCGAGGAGTGCGAGACCGCGCTGGACGCGGCCCGCCTGGACGAGGGCCCGGCGAGCGACGCCGTGGAGCGTCTGGTGCGCGAGATCGAACCCGCGGCCGGACTCCTCGCCTTCCTCTACACCGAGAACCAGCTCTTCGAGGGCGAGGAGCAGAACCAGGGCTGGACCCGGATCGACGACCGCATCTCCGCGCTGTTCCGGCGCGGACAGCTCGCCGGCGAGTTCCGCATCGACCTCACGCCCGCCTGGCTCACCGAGGCGTTGTACGGCCTGCTGGCCTCCGGCGCCTGGCTGGTGCAGTCCGGAAAGGGCGCCCCCAGGGACTTCCGCCCCATGGTCGTGGGGCTGCTGCTCGGCGGCGCGCTACGACATCCCGCACATCCGAGAGAGGAATCATGA
- a CDS encoding pyridoxamine 5'-phosphate oxidase family protein — MGKTYERIDGRLRTFIEEQPLFFTATAPLSGDGTVNLSPKGLKGSFAVLDELTVAYLDFAGSNAETIAHLRENGRITLMWCAFQGPPNIVRVHGRGEPVFRDDPRFSELLARFPGIDPTPHGLRAIIVVHAELVRDTCGYAVPFMSYEDDRDLHGKRFAREDDASLDAYFGKKEHIASSIDGLPGLPLPLPPTP; from the coding sequence ATGGGAAAGACTTACGAGCGCATCGACGGCAGGCTCCGCACCTTCATCGAGGAGCAGCCGCTCTTCTTCACCGCGACCGCGCCGCTGTCCGGCGACGGCACGGTCAACCTCTCCCCCAAGGGCCTCAAGGGCTCGTTCGCGGTGCTGGACGAACTCACCGTGGCCTACCTCGACTTCGCCGGCTCCAACGCCGAGACCATCGCCCATCTGCGGGAGAACGGGCGGATCACCCTGATGTGGTGCGCGTTCCAGGGGCCGCCGAACATCGTGCGGGTGCACGGGCGGGGCGAGCCGGTCTTCCGGGACGACCCCCGCTTCAGCGAACTCCTGGCCCGCTTCCCCGGGATCGACCCGACGCCGCACGGACTGCGGGCGATCATCGTCGTCCACGCCGAGCTGGTCCGGGACACCTGCGGATACGCGGTGCCCTTCATGTCGTACGAGGACGACCGCGATCTGCACGGGAAGCGGTTCGCCCGGGAGGACGACGCCTCCCTGGACGCCTACTTCGGCAAGAAGGAGCACATCGCGAGCAGCATCGACGGTCTTCCGGGGCTGCCGCTGCCCTTGCCGCCGACGCCCTGA
- a CDS encoding sensor histidine kinase, producing MRRLLPRTLRARLTAGLVVLLALGCAAVGVAAVVGLNGFLTGRLDEQLSEVGNRFPASLEHGGLLPDDHDDRDGDEHGDTRRQSAGTLGARLLDGKVTNAAVVPSSGADTTDLTVDLTAEDRHTLAAVPVDGRAHTLHLSALDEYRVRATQGLDGDVLITGLPLEPVESTVHRLELVAGIVFGVTLALAGVAGALWVRWSLRPLSRVAATATRVSELPLASGEVALPPRAPEPDPRNEVGQMAEAFNRMLGHVEDALTKRHASEERLRSFAADASHELRTPVASVRGHAELALLHPGPVPPEVTRALERIAAESSRMGEMVDDLLLLARLDAGRPLERRPVDLTRLVLDAVSDARAAGPGHRWTLDLPEDPVTVTGDEHRLHQVLANLLANARLHTPEGTQVTVTLETGTAVARLHVHDNGPGIPEDLRPRIFDRFTRADHRRTKTGTGLGLSIVSAVVEAHGGRVTLTSRSGATTFTVELRATGPA from the coding sequence ATGAGGCGCCTGCTGCCCCGCACCCTGCGCGCCCGCCTCACCGCGGGCCTGGTGGTCCTGCTGGCACTCGGCTGCGCGGCGGTCGGCGTGGCCGCGGTCGTGGGCCTGAACGGCTTCCTCACCGGCCGCCTCGACGAACAGCTCAGCGAGGTCGGCAACCGTTTCCCGGCCAGCCTGGAACACGGCGGCCTGCTGCCCGACGACCACGACGACCGGGACGGCGACGAGCACGGCGACACCCGCCGCCAGTCGGCCGGCACCCTGGGCGCCCGGCTCCTGGACGGAAAGGTGACCAACGCGGCCGTGGTCCCCTCCTCCGGCGCCGACACGACGGACCTGACCGTCGACCTGACCGCCGAGGACCGGCACACCCTCGCCGCGGTCCCCGTCGACGGACGGGCCCACACCCTCCATCTCTCCGCCCTCGACGAGTACCGGGTGCGGGCGACCCAGGGCCTGGACGGGGACGTACTGATCACCGGTCTCCCGCTGGAGCCGGTGGAGTCGACGGTCCACCGCCTCGAACTGGTCGCGGGGATCGTCTTCGGCGTGACCCTGGCCCTCGCCGGCGTCGCCGGGGCCCTCTGGGTGCGCTGGTCGCTCCGCCCGCTGAGCCGGGTCGCGGCGACGGCCACGCGCGTGAGCGAACTGCCGCTGGCCTCGGGCGAGGTGGCCCTGCCCCCACGGGCCCCCGAGCCGGACCCCCGCAACGAGGTCGGCCAGATGGCCGAGGCCTTCAACCGCATGCTGGGCCATGTCGAGGACGCCCTCACCAAACGCCACGCCAGCGAGGAGCGTCTGCGCAGCTTCGCCGCCGACGCCAGCCACGAACTGCGCACCCCGGTCGCCTCGGTCCGCGGCCACGCCGAACTGGCCCTGCTCCACCCCGGCCCGGTCCCCCCGGAGGTGACCCGGGCCCTGGAACGCATCGCGGCGGAGTCCTCCCGCATGGGCGAGATGGTCGACGACCTGCTCCTGCTGGCCCGGCTGGACGCCGGCCGCCCACTGGAACGCCGGCCCGTGGACCTCACCCGGCTGGTCCTCGACGCGGTGAGCGACGCCAGGGCGGCGGGCCCCGGCCACCGCTGGACCCTCGACCTCCCCGAGGACCCCGTCACCGTCACCGGCGACGAACACCGCCTCCACCAGGTCCTCGCCAACCTCCTGGCCAACGCCCGTCTGCACACCCCCGAGGGCACCCAGGTCACCGTCACCCTGGAGACGGGGACGGCGGTGGCCCGCCTCCACGTGCACGACAACGGCCCGGGCATCCCCGAGGACCTCCGGCCGAGGATCTTCGACCGCTTCACCCGAGCCGACCACCGCCGCACGAAGACGGGCACGGGCCTCGGCCTGTCGATCGTGTCAGCGGTGGTGGAGGCCCACGGGGGACGGGTGACCCTGACCAGCCGCTCCGGCGCAACGACGTTCACGGTCGAACTGAGGGCGACTGGTCCCGCCTAG
- a CDS encoding response regulator transcription factor, which produces MNTTRSGRPALTRPDGTPLRVLVVDDDPDLAEVLSGALRYEGWLVRSAGDGASALAAARELLPDAVVLDVMLPDTDGFAVLRSLHTVKPDVCVLFLTARDAVEDRIAGITAGGDDYVTKPFSLEEVVARLRGLLRRAGMARQQEEGPRLIVGDLVMDEEAREVTRAGELIELSPTEFELLRFLMRNPRRVLSKTQILDRVWSYDFGGRAHVVELYISYLRKKVDAGRDPMIHTVRGAGYVLKPAVS; this is translated from the coding sequence ATGAACACCACACGCTCCGGCCGCCCCGCCCTCACCCGCCCCGACGGCACCCCGCTGCGCGTCCTCGTCGTCGACGACGACCCCGATCTCGCCGAGGTGCTCTCCGGCGCGCTGCGCTACGAGGGCTGGCTGGTCCGCTCCGCGGGCGACGGCGCCTCGGCCCTCGCGGCGGCCCGCGAGCTGCTGCCCGACGCGGTCGTCCTGGACGTGATGCTCCCCGACACCGACGGCTTCGCCGTGCTGCGCTCCCTGCACACCGTGAAACCGGACGTCTGCGTCCTCTTCCTCACCGCGCGGGACGCCGTGGAGGACCGGATCGCCGGCATCACGGCGGGCGGCGACGACTACGTCACCAAGCCCTTCAGCCTGGAGGAGGTCGTCGCCCGGCTGCGCGGACTGCTGCGCCGCGCCGGCATGGCCCGCCAGCAGGAGGAGGGCCCGCGGCTGATCGTGGGCGACCTCGTCATGGACGAGGAGGCCCGTGAGGTGACCCGCGCGGGCGAGCTGATCGAGCTCTCCCCGACCGAGTTCGAACTCCTCCGCTTCCTGATGCGCAACCCGCGCCGGGTGCTCAGCAAGACCCAGATCCTCGACCGGGTGTGGTCCTACGACTTCGGAGGCCGCGCCCATGTCGTGGAGCTGTACATCTCCTACCTGCGCAAGAAGGTCGACGCCGGCCGGGATCCCATGATCCACACCGTGCGCGGGGCCGGATACGTGCTGAAGCCGGCGGTGTCATGA
- a CDS encoding ferredoxin reductase family protein — protein MTTVYERRAAPPVASAARRSPAGPLLAVLWAGAAAVLALWWSGTGSVVGAAGWLTGAGRIAGLLCGYACAVVVALMARVPLLERRIGSDRVARWHAMAGRYTICLLVAHIVLILAGYAAQDRRSLVDETLTVVLDYPEMLKATAGTVILLAVGVTSARAVRRRTGYEFWYYVHLLTYAAVFLAFGHQLALGNDLNGRPVATAAWYALYLGAAGLVLWFRVLVPVRLNLRHRLRVESVQREAPEVYSVVVRGRRLDELGAVAGQFFRWRFLGAGLAWTSTPYSLSAPPRPELMRITVKALGGHSARVALLRPGTRVWAEGPYGAMTADRRTAPKSLLIGAGVGITPLRALFETLPGEVTVLYRARSAEDLALGAELEAVARWRGSRVLYALNGPAGQRPSLGADALRAAVPDLAGHDVYLCGPHGFARDVYEALRAAGVPDRRIHHESFEL, from the coding sequence ATGACCACCGTGTACGAGCGGCGGGCGGCACCCCCGGTGGCGTCGGCCGCCCGGCGCTCCCCCGCGGGTCCGCTGCTCGCCGTGCTCTGGGCGGGGGCGGCGGCCGTGCTCGCCCTGTGGTGGTCCGGCACCGGTTCGGTCGTCGGGGCGGCGGGCTGGCTGACCGGGGCCGGGCGGATCGCCGGGCTGCTGTGCGGGTACGCCTGTGCGGTGGTCGTCGCGCTGATGGCGCGGGTGCCGCTGCTGGAGCGGCGGATCGGCTCCGACCGGGTGGCGCGCTGGCACGCGATGGCCGGCCGGTACACGATCTGTCTGCTGGTGGCGCACATCGTGCTGATCCTCGCCGGGTACGCGGCCCAGGACCGCCGGTCGCTCGTCGACGAGACGCTGACCGTGGTCCTCGACTACCCCGAGATGCTGAAGGCGACCGCCGGCACGGTCATCCTCCTCGCGGTCGGTGTCACCTCCGCGCGCGCCGTCCGGCGCCGCACCGGGTACGAGTTCTGGTACTACGTCCACCTCCTCACCTACGCGGCCGTCTTCCTCGCCTTCGGCCACCAGCTCGCCCTCGGCAACGACCTCAACGGCAGGCCGGTGGCCACGGCCGCCTGGTACGCGCTGTACCTCGGGGCGGCGGGGCTGGTGCTGTGGTTCCGGGTCCTGGTCCCCGTACGGCTGAACCTGCGGCACCGGCTGCGGGTGGAGTCCGTGCAGCGGGAGGCTCCCGAGGTGTACTCCGTCGTCGTACGGGGGCGGCGGCTGGACGAACTCGGCGCGGTGGCCGGGCAGTTCTTCCGGTGGCGGTTCCTCGGTGCGGGGCTGGCGTGGACCTCGACGCCGTACTCGCTGTCGGCGCCGCCCCGGCCGGAGCTGATGCGGATCACGGTCAAGGCGCTCGGCGGGCACAGCGCTCGGGTGGCGCTGCTGCGGCCCGGCACACGGGTGTGGGCCGAGGGGCCGTACGGCGCGATGACCGCCGACCGGCGCACCGCGCCGAAGTCGCTGCTGATCGGGGCCGGGGTCGGCATCACCCCGCTGCGGGCGCTGTTCGAGACCCTGCCCGGCGAGGTGACGGTGCTCTACCGGGCGCGGTCGGCCGAGGACCTCGCGCTGGGCGCGGAGCTGGAGGCGGTGGCGCGCTGGCGCGGGTCGAGGGTGCTGTACGCGCTCAACGGGCCCGCGGGGCAGCGCCCGAGCCTGGGCGCGGACGCGCTGCGCGCGGCCGTTCCCGACCTCGCGGGGCACGACGTCTACCTCTGCGGCCCGCACGGCTTCGCCCGGGACGTGTACGAGGCCCTGCGCGCCGCCGGGGTG
- a CDS encoding aldo/keto reductase, with product MPFARLATATTPTCHIGLGLAAVGRPGYINLGRDEDLGENRTVEALRTRTHDLLDAAYAQGVRYFDAARSYGRSEEFLADWLSTRGDIDDVVIGSKWGYTYTADWTTDAEQHEVKDHSVQTYDRQRAETAELLGDRLDLYQIHSVTPDSPALTDKELHARLAEAAAGGVTIGFSTSGPAQADAIRAALAVTVDGEPLFRTVQSTYNALETSAAPALAEAHDAGLTVIVKEGMANGRLAEPYAPQPLKAVAAETDLGCDAVALALVLRRPWAGVVLSGAATATQLASNLHAAVVDLDDDQVARLAALAEEPQAYWARRAALPWH from the coding sequence ATGCCCTTCGCCCGACTGGCCACAGCGACAACCCCCACCTGCCACATCGGACTGGGCCTCGCCGCGGTCGGCCGCCCCGGCTACATCAACCTCGGCCGGGACGAGGACCTCGGAGAGAACCGCACCGTAGAAGCCCTCCGCACCCGTACCCACGACCTCCTGGACGCCGCCTACGCGCAGGGCGTCCGCTACTTCGACGCGGCCCGCTCCTACGGCCGCAGCGAGGAGTTCCTCGCGGACTGGCTGAGCACCCGCGGCGACATCGACGACGTGGTCATCGGCAGCAAATGGGGCTACACCTACACCGCCGACTGGACCACCGACGCGGAGCAGCACGAGGTCAAGGACCACAGCGTCCAGACCTACGACCGCCAGCGCGCCGAGACCGCCGAACTCCTCGGCGACCGCCTCGACCTCTACCAGATCCACTCGGTGACCCCGGACAGCCCCGCCCTCACCGACAAGGAACTCCACGCCAGGCTCGCGGAGGCCGCCGCCGGGGGCGTCACCATCGGCTTCTCCACCAGCGGCCCCGCCCAGGCGGACGCCATCCGCGCCGCCCTCGCCGTCACGGTCGACGGCGAGCCCCTCTTCCGTACGGTCCAGTCGACGTACAACGCCCTGGAGACCTCCGCCGCCCCCGCCCTCGCCGAGGCCCATGACGCCGGCCTCACGGTGATCGTCAAGGAGGGCATGGCCAACGGCCGACTGGCCGAGCCGTACGCCCCGCAGCCCCTGAAGGCCGTGGCCGCCGAGACGGACCTCGGCTGTGACGCGGTCGCCCTCGCGCTCGTCCTGCGCCGGCCGTGGGCCGGGGTCGTCCTGTCCGGCGCGGCGACCGCCACCCAGCTCGCCTCCAACCTGCACGCGGCCGTCGTGGACCTCGACGACGACCAGGTGGCCCGGCTGGCCGCCCTGGCGGAGGAGCCGCAGGCGTACTGGGCCCGGCGGGCCGCCCTGCCCTGGCACTGA
- the argH gene encoding argininosuccinate lyase, giving the protein MSSNSGDVRLWGGRFADGPAEALAKLSASVHFDWRLAPYDIAGSRAHARVLHKAGLLTEDELTRMIAGLDRLEADVAAGTFVGTIADEDVHTALERGLLERLGPDLGGKLRAGRSRNDQVATLFRMYLRDHARIIGGLVADLQDALIGLAEAHPDVAMPGRTHLQHAQPVLFAHHVLAHVQSLSRDAERLRQWDARTAVSPYGSGALAGSSLGLDPEAVAADLGFEHGSVGNSIDGTASRDFVAEFAFITAMIGVNLSRIAEEVIIWNTKEFSFVTLHDAFSTGSSIMPQKKNPDIAELARGKSGRLIGNLTGLLATLKALPLAYNRDLQEDKEPVFDSCDQLEVLLPAFTGMMATLTVHRERMEELAPAGFSLATDIAEWLVKQGVPFRVAHEVAGECVKAAEAENKELDELTDEQFAKISAHLTPEVRTVLNVPGALASRDGRGGTAPSAVAIQLAEVKANVATQHEWATAKKK; this is encoded by the coding sequence GTGAGCAGCAACAGCGGTGACGTCCGGCTCTGGGGCGGCCGGTTCGCCGACGGTCCCGCCGAGGCCCTGGCCAAGCTGTCCGCGTCCGTCCACTTCGACTGGCGGCTCGCGCCCTACGACATCGCCGGTTCGCGTGCCCACGCGCGCGTGCTGCACAAGGCGGGCCTGCTCACCGAGGACGAGCTGACCCGGATGATCGCGGGCCTCGACCGGCTCGAGGCCGACGTCGCCGCCGGCACCTTCGTCGGCACGATCGCCGACGAGGACGTGCACACGGCGCTGGAACGCGGTCTTCTGGAGCGCCTCGGCCCCGACCTCGGCGGCAAGCTGCGCGCCGGCCGCTCCCGCAACGACCAGGTCGCCACCCTCTTCCGGATGTACCTGCGCGACCACGCCCGGATCATCGGCGGCCTGGTCGCCGACCTCCAGGACGCCCTGATCGGCCTCGCCGAGGCCCATCCGGACGTGGCGATGCCCGGCCGGACCCACCTCCAGCACGCCCAGCCGGTCCTCTTCGCCCACCATGTCCTGGCCCACGTCCAGTCCCTCTCCCGGGACGCGGAGCGCCTGCGGCAGTGGGACGCGCGCACGGCCGTGTCGCCGTACGGCTCCGGCGCCCTCGCCGGCTCCTCCCTCGGCCTGGACCCGGAGGCGGTCGCGGCGGACCTCGGCTTCGAGCACGGCAGCGTCGGCAACTCCATCGACGGCACGGCCTCGCGTGACTTCGTCGCGGAGTTCGCCTTCATCACGGCGATGATCGGGGTGAACCTCTCCCGGATCGCGGAGGAGGTCATCATCTGGAACACGAAGGAGTTCTCCTTCGTGACCCTGCACGACGCGTTCTCCACCGGTTCGTCGATCATGCCGCAGAAGAAGAACCCGGACATCGCGGAGCTGGCGCGCGGCAAGTCCGGCCGTCTGATCGGCAACCTCACCGGTCTCCTGGCCACCCTGAAGGCCCTGCCGCTCGCCTACAACCGTGACCTCCAGGAGGACAAGGAGCCAGTCTTCGACTCCTGCGACCAGCTCGAGGTGCTGCTCCCCGCCTTCACCGGCATGATGGCCACCCTCACCGTCCACCGCGAGCGCATGGAGGAACTGGCCCCGGCCGGCTTCTCCCTCGCCACCGACATCGCCGAGTGGCTGGTCAAGCAGGGCGTCCCCTTCCGGGTCGCCCACGAGGTCGCCGGCGAGTGCGTCAAGGCGGCCGAGGCCGAGAACAAGGAACTGGACGAACTGACGGACGAGCAGTTCGCGAAGATCTCCGCCCACCTCACCCCCGAGGTCCGCACGGTCCTCAACGTCCCCGGCGCCCTGGCCTCCCGCGACGGCCGGGGCGGCACGGCCCCGAGCGCGGTGGCGATCCAGCTCGCAGAGGTGAAGGCGAACGTGGCGACCCAGCACGAGTGGGCGACGGCAAAGAAGAAGTAG